In Triticum urartu cultivar G1812 chromosome 6, Tu2.1, whole genome shotgun sequence, the following proteins share a genomic window:
- the LOC125513684 gene encoding inorganic phosphate transporter 2-1, chloroplastic: protein MSQSSPFFSIAPAHAGAGGQAAAAALLLRCPAAQLPPAIHCFRLAKVSPAKTLSSHLVLPRATLSSFANADDGSGANSDASGEQSGGSELSEMAKAFHISPRMAMSISVVIAFAALTVPLAMRSLLFHGTTKMKVLAYLTLLSGFYMAWNIGANDVANAMGTSVGSGALTLRQAVLTAAVLEFSGAFLMGTHVTSTMQKGILVTSVFQGNDSLLFAGLLSSLAAAGTWLQVASSYGWPVSTTHCIVGAMVGFGLVYGGVNAVFWSSLARVSSSWLISPLMGAAVSFLVYKCIRRFVYSAPNPGQAAAASAPIAVFTGVTAISFAAFPLSKTFSIAVLQALVCGAIGAVFVSRAIKKQLGDLLSSEAEKIATADNTDVQQGGFDVAGPRGAQLQIVYGVFGYMQVLSACFMSFAHGGNDVSNAIGPLAAALSLLQGVASSAEIVIPTEVLAWGGFGIVAGLTMWGYRVIATIGKKITELTPTRGFAAEFAAASVVLFASKLGLPISATHTLVGAVMGVGFARGLNRVRAETVREIVVSWVVTIPVGALLSVIYTLILTKILKYFM, encoded by the exons ATGTCTCAATCTTCTCCTTTCTTTTCCATTGCCCCCGCACATGCTGGAGCAGGAGGGCAAGCTGCGGCTGCCGCTCTCCTGCTCCGTTGCCCTGCCGCTCAGCTGCCACCTGCCATTCACTGCTTCCGTCTGGCTAAAGTGTCGCCTGCCAAGACACTGAGCTCGCACCTGGTGCTTCCGCGCGCCACACTCTCCTCCTTTGCAAACGCTGACGATGGCTCCGGTGCAAACTCAGATGCCTCGGGGGAGCAGAGCGGAGGATCCGAACTGTCAGAGATGGCAAAGGCATTCCATATTTCACCACGGATGGCCATGTCAATCTCTGTGGTGATTGCATTTGCAGCTCTCACTGTTCCCCTGGCCATGCGCTCACTGCTCTTCCATGGGACGACCAAGATGAAGGTGCTGGCATATCTGACCCTCTTGTCAGGATTCTACATGGCATGGAACATTGGAGCCAATGATGTGGCAAATGCCATGGGGACGTCGGTCGGATCTGGGGCTTTGACTCTCCGGCAGGCAGTGCTGACTGCAGCTGTGCTAGAGTTCTCTGGTGCATTCCTTATGGGCACCCATGTCACCAGCACCATGCAGAAGGGCATCCTCGTCACATCCGTCTTCCAAGGAAATGATTCTCTGCTCTTTGCTGGATTGCTGTCCTCCCTCGCTGCTGCTGGTACATGGTTGCAG GTTGCTTCCTCTTATGGCTGGCCTGTGTCAACTACCCATTGTATTGTTGGGGCTATGGTTGGTTTTGGGCTGGTATATGGAGGGGTCAATGCAGTTTTCTGGAGCTCCTTGGCTAGAGTATCTTCATCATGGCTTATTTCTCCTCTGATGGGTGCTGCAGTCTCATTTCTTGTTTACAAGTGCATACGCAGG TTCGTGTACAGCGCACCAAATCCAGGTCAAGCTGCAGCTGCTTCTGCACCTATTGCAGTTTTTACTGGTGTCACTGCAATCTCGTTTGCCGCTTTCCCTCTCAGCAAGACATTTTCCATTGCCGTTCTGCAAGCATTAGTATGTGGGGCAATAGGAGCTGTCTTTGTTAGCAGGGCAATCAAAAAACAGCTTGGTGATCTACTGTCTTCGGAAGCAGAAAAGATAGCAACAGCTGACAATACAGATGTTCAGCAAGGTGGATTTGACGTCGCTGGCCCTAGAGGAGCTCAACTGCAGATTGTCTACGGCGTATTTGGCTACATGCAGGTCCTGTCAGCATGCTTCATGTCATTCGCTCATGGAGGCAATGATGTCTCCAATGCCATAGGGCCTCTGGCCGCAGCTTTGTCTCTTCTTCAAGGCGTAGCAAGCAGCGCTGAGATAGTCATACCGACTGAAGTCCTTGCTTGGGGTGGTTTTGGAATTGTCGCAGGGCTTACAATGTGGGGTTATAGAGTCATAGCAACAATTGGCAAGAAAATCACCGAATTAACACCCACAAGGGGGTTCGCAGCAGAGTTTGCGGCCGCTTCTGTGGTCTTGTTTGCATCTAAGCTTGGGTTGCCAATATCTGCTACACATACACTTGTTGGTGCAGTGATGGGTGTAGGATTTGCAAGAGGTCTCAACAGAGTCAGAGCAGAGACTGTTCGTGAAATTGTGGTCTCCTGGGTGGTCACAATTCCAGTTGGTGCTTTGCTATCAGTCATCTATACATTAATCTTGACCAAGATTCTGAAATACTTTATGTGA
- the LOC125513685 gene encoding uncharacterized protein LOC125513685: protein MLQFPALMRQWPSPPLIPASTLLPVPATTQEDELLLAMAESDLEDKLNAIRKTNSNLVIIGKPTNDVKEEYDAEVEEDDVDNVDESDGDDFDQETG from the exons ATGCTGCAATTTCCGGCGCTGATGCGGCAGTGGCCGTCGCCGCCGCTGATTCCGGCGTCCACACTCCTCCCCGTGCCCGCAACTACCCAGGAGGACGAGCTCCTCCTCGCCATGGCCGAATCCGACCTCGAGGACAAG CTGAACGCGATCCGCAAGACCAACAGCAACCTGGTGATCATAGGCAAGCCTACCAACGACGTCAAGGAGGAGTACGACGCGGAGGTGGAGGAGGACGACGTCGACAACGTCGACGAGTCCGACGGGGACGACTTCGACCAAGAAACCGGCTGA